From a region of the Paenibacillus sp. FSL R10-2734 genome:
- a CDS encoding bifunctional homocysteine S-methyltransferase/methylenetetrahydrofolate reductase — MKPDLRSAWGNKVLVGDGAMGTYLYQKGFPVGISYEELNLTSPGVIEDVHRSYIDAGAVLLESNTFSANFDRLSKYGLESKVEEINRAGVRIARKAAGDNGYVLGAVGSIRAGKRANLSGAELKKYFTQQITALLEEEVDGIMLETFYDVEELHLALRTVRKHSTLPVICQFAMDESARTLDGLTLPEAFRILEGDGADIIGFNCNTGPNGIKRALKAVQGNLILPTSVYPNAGVADYVDGEYRYGASPEYFGQMAVTFAEMGCRIIGGCCGTTPQHIAEISAALKDYVPQPIPEPSLLTVERVSLQEHFGEDEGSDGREPNLVDLVKERHTVIVELDPPRDLDIAKFMQGAEALRRAGADALTLADNSLAVTRMSNMALGHLVHAKTGLRPLVHIACRDRNLIGTQSHLMGFDALGIDHVLAVTGDPAKFGDLPGSSSVYDLTSFEIIRMIKQLNDGISFSGKPLKQKANFVIGAAFNPNVKHLDKAVQRLEKKIASGADYIMTQPVYDQELIVKIAEATAHLEIPVFIGVMPLASGRNAEFLHNEVPGIQLTDEVRNRMKGLEGEAGRAEGVAIAKELLDVATAHFNGIYLMTPFMFYDMSAQLMEYVWEKSGRKLSPLFR, encoded by the coding sequence GTGAAGCCGGATTTACGTTCCGCATGGGGAAACAAAGTATTGGTCGGAGACGGAGCGATGGGTACCTATTTATATCAGAAGGGTTTCCCTGTCGGCATTTCCTACGAAGAATTGAATTTGACTTCTCCTGGGGTTATCGAAGATGTTCATCGCAGCTATATCGATGCAGGGGCAGTGCTGCTAGAAAGCAACACCTTCTCAGCGAATTTTGACAGGCTGTCCAAATATGGTTTGGAGTCGAAGGTTGAAGAAATTAACCGCGCCGGAGTAAGAATCGCTCGTAAAGCTGCTGGAGATAATGGATATGTATTAGGTGCTGTGGGTTCTATACGTGCCGGTAAGCGTGCAAATCTCTCTGGAGCAGAGTTGAAGAAGTATTTTACACAGCAGATTACAGCATTGTTAGAAGAAGAAGTGGATGGCATTATGCTAGAAACATTCTACGATGTTGAGGAATTGCATCTTGCGCTAAGAACAGTACGTAAACATAGTACTCTCCCAGTCATTTGCCAATTTGCTATGGATGAATCTGCACGTACATTAGATGGATTGACACTACCAGAGGCTTTTCGCATTTTAGAAGGTGACGGAGCAGATATCATCGGCTTTAACTGTAATACTGGTCCAAATGGAATTAAGAGAGCACTAAAAGCTGTACAGGGTAATCTAATACTACCAACCTCGGTCTATCCGAATGCAGGTGTAGCGGATTATGTAGACGGGGAATATCGGTATGGGGCTTCACCGGAATATTTCGGACAGATGGCAGTGACTTTTGCAGAAATGGGTTGCAGAATTATCGGGGGCTGCTGTGGTACCACTCCGCAGCATATTGCAGAAATTTCTGCCGCATTGAAAGATTACGTGCCACAGCCAATTCCAGAGCCGTCGCTTCTGACAGTGGAGCGTGTATCGCTGCAAGAGCATTTTGGCGAAGATGAAGGAAGCGATGGCCGTGAGCCGAACTTGGTCGATCTTGTAAAGGAACGTCATACGGTTATCGTTGAGCTTGATCCTCCTCGTGATCTGGATATCGCCAAGTTTATGCAGGGTGCAGAAGCGCTGAGAAGAGCAGGCGCGGATGCACTGACACTCGCTGATAACTCACTAGCCGTTACACGGATGAGCAATATGGCTTTAGGTCATTTGGTACACGCTAAAACTGGACTTCGTCCGCTGGTGCATATTGCTTGTCGAGACCGTAATTTGATCGGTACCCAATCGCATTTGATGGGTTTTGATGCGCTTGGAATTGATCATGTGCTCGCGGTGACTGGAGATCCAGCGAAATTCGGGGATCTTCCTGGCTCTAGTTCGGTTTACGATTTAACCTCTTTTGAGATTATTCGAATGATTAAGCAGTTGAATGATGGCATTTCCTTCTCAGGTAAACCTTTGAAACAGAAAGCGAATTTTGTAATCGGTGCTGCTTTTAACCCGAATGTTAAACATCTAGATAAGGCAGTTCAGAGACTGGAGAAGAAAATTGCCTCTGGTGCTGATTATATTATGACCCAGCCTGTCTATGATCAGGAACTTATCGTGAAGATCGCTGAGGCTACAGCACATTTGGAAATTCCCGTGTTTATTGGTGTAATGCCATTAGCTAGCGGACGTAATGCAGAGTTCCTGCATAATGAGGTTCCAGGCATCCAGCTTACCGATGAAGTCCGGAACCGTATGAAGGGACTTGAAGGTGAAGCAGGTAGAGCTGAAGGTGTCGCCATTGCGAAGGAACTGCTAGATGTTGCTACAGCCCATTTCAATGGGATCTATCTGATGACACCGTTCATGTTCTATGACATGAGTGCACAGCTGATGGAGTATGTATGGGAGAAATCAGGTCGTAAATTGTCCCCCTTGTTTCGCTAG